The following coding sequences lie in one Megalodesulfovibrio gigas DSM 1382 = ATCC 19364 genomic window:
- a CDS encoding tetratricopeptide repeat protein: MHQPLRLLTIALALLWTVAWSKKDAYPPQEAMQPALRQDPRQEERLQPAFNVEQGGVRYVISPKAEYELYGLVVSSHDTDAWWDFYHQHWGDYLNVKDLCVIWGPNLRPDILQAVSFSNTSFTCEASWRQPVPFSSAHFSNNHLLTDNPAIQHALRRTARGDQIRIVGQLVEYSSGPDFSRGTSLTRTDDGMGACETIFVTELDILAEATPLWRNLYTLGRSGTLLGLILLTVLGVYRLFRPAPLPDPIALHARGVRLAMQGRHKRACALFDEALQLDPTLHQAYADRATCMEVLGQFRRAERDRELAARYAPRE; encoded by the coding sequence ATGCACCAACCCCTCCGCCTGCTCACCATCGCCCTGGCCCTGCTCTGGACCGTGGCATGGTCAAAAAAGGATGCCTACCCGCCCCAGGAAGCCATGCAGCCCGCCCTGCGCCAGGATCCCCGCCAGGAAGAGCGGCTGCAGCCCGCATTCAATGTGGAGCAAGGCGGCGTGCGCTACGTGATTTCTCCCAAGGCCGAGTACGAGCTGTACGGCCTGGTGGTCTCCAGCCACGACACCGACGCCTGGTGGGACTTCTACCACCAGCACTGGGGCGACTACCTCAACGTCAAGGACCTCTGCGTGATCTGGGGCCCCAATCTGCGACCGGACATTCTGCAGGCAGTATCCTTCTCCAACACCTCCTTCACCTGCGAGGCCAGTTGGCGGCAGCCGGTTCCCTTCAGCAGCGCCCACTTCTCCAACAACCACCTGCTCACGGACAATCCCGCCATCCAGCACGCCCTGCGCCGGACCGCCAGGGGAGACCAAATCCGCATCGTCGGCCAACTGGTGGAGTATTCCAGCGGGCCGGACTTCTCCCGCGGCACCAGCCTGACCCGCACCGACGATGGGATGGGCGCCTGCGAAACCATCTTCGTTACAGAGCTGGATATCCTGGCCGAAGCCACGCCCCTGTGGCGGAACCTGTACACCCTGGGCCGATCCGGCACCCTGCTGGGCCTGATCCTGCTGACCGTGCTGGGCGTGTACCGGCTGTTTCGTCCCGCTCCCCTGCCCGACCCGATCGCCCTGCACGCCCGGGGAGTCCGGCTGGCCATGCAGGGCCGGCACAAACGCGCCTGCGCCCTGTTCGACGAAGCCCTGCAGCTGGACCCGACCCTGCACCAGGCCTACGCCGACCGCGCCACCTGCATGGAAGTCCTGGGACAGTTTCGACGCGCCGAACGCGACCGCGAACTGGCCGCCCGATATGCCCCCCGGGAATGA
- a CDS encoding helix-turn-helix domain-containing protein, which produces MARLVLAGLETMAQELGCSKKTLYRWIRERGFPAFKMDGAWRALPGEVETWLMEQRAQQEGQGKRLPK; this is translated from the coding sequence ATGGCCAGACTTGTGCTTGCCGGCTTGGAGACCATGGCCCAGGAGTTGGGCTGTTCCAAAAAAACGCTGTATCGCTGGATCCGCGAGCGCGGGTTCCCGGCGTTCAAGATGGACGGCGCCTGGCGTGCCCTGCCCGGGGAGGTGGAAACCTGGCTCATGGAGCAGCGGGCGCAGCAGGAGGGGCAAGGGAAGCGGCTGCCGAAATGA
- a CDS encoding S24 family peptidase, translating to MPSLYLRALDWLTRHARQIGGPGALAQKLGAPRATVYKVLNSQKNTNAQDFLGWLEALGVTLVFPEDKVETARELRFESPTVISIKEYDGLPEGAKVVPPSEDYLAVPLVEQAVAAGAGLIPEHTVRDWVIVWRWQEAIRGKSNLVAVRVGKAQTSMAPTIHPGDILLVDRNDIHREPHPPGNIYLVQDPAPDYGLAVKRVIFEHQNRRLRVVFYSDNAVEHPPRTYDFHAEYGGEICRALVGRVVWAWSDMTRK from the coding sequence ATGCCTTCCCTCTATCTTCGCGCCCTGGATTGGTTGACCCGCCATGCCCGCCAGATCGGCGGTCCTGGCGCCTTGGCCCAAAAACTCGGGGCGCCCCGGGCCACGGTATACAAGGTTCTAAATAGCCAGAAGAACACCAACGCGCAGGACTTTCTGGGCTGGCTGGAAGCCCTGGGCGTCACCCTCGTATTCCCCGAAGACAAGGTGGAAACGGCGCGGGAACTGCGGTTCGAGTCGCCCACGGTAATCAGCATCAAGGAATACGACGGCCTGCCCGAGGGTGCCAAGGTCGTCCCCCCCAGCGAAGACTACCTGGCCGTCCCCCTGGTGGAACAGGCCGTGGCGGCTGGCGCAGGGCTGATCCCGGAACACACGGTGCGGGACTGGGTCATCGTCTGGCGCTGGCAGGAAGCCATCCGCGGCAAGTCCAATCTGGTGGCCGTGCGGGTGGGCAAGGCCCAGACATCCATGGCCCCGACCATCCACCCCGGCGACATCCTGCTGGTGGACCGCAACGACATTCACCGCGAGCCCCACCCCCCCGGCAACATCTATCTGGTGCAGGACCCCGCCCCGGACTACGGCCTTGCTGTCAAACGCGTCATTTTCGAGCACCAGAACCGACGGCTGCGGGTGGTGTTCTACTCTGACAACGCCGTGGAACACCCGCCCCGGACCTATGACTTCCACGCCGAATACGGCGGCGAGATCTGCCGGGCCCTGGTGGGCCGCGTGGTCTGGGCCTGGAGCGACATGACCCGCAAGTAG
- a CDS encoding ATP-binding protein, with the protein MSASIERPASLDCIEEFKAFLKSEAVAGGVPEIEMGRVALALEEVLTNIVYYAYPKAEGRINPRHTIQLACKASDGQLLMRIVDRGKPFNVLASSSGGLDMLGGGGMGIYLVRKIMDKVQYERIGDFNVLRLLYKSKAAR; encoded by the coding sequence ATGTCCGCCAGTATTGAGCGCCCCGCGTCCCTCGACTGCATCGAGGAATTCAAGGCCTTCCTCAAAAGCGAGGCCGTGGCCGGCGGCGTGCCTGAAATCGAAATGGGCCGCGTGGCCCTGGCCCTGGAAGAGGTGCTGACCAACATCGTCTATTACGCCTACCCCAAGGCCGAAGGACGCATCAACCCCCGCCATACCATCCAGCTGGCCTGCAAAGCGAGTGATGGTCAACTGCTGATGCGCATTGTGGACAGGGGCAAGCCCTTCAATGTGCTGGCATCTTCCTCGGGCGGTCTGGACATGCTGGGCGGGGGCGGCATGGGCATCTACCTGGTGCGCAAGATCATGGACAAGGTGCAATACGAGCGCATCGGGGACTTCAACGTGCTGCGGCTGCTGTATAAAAGCAAGGCGGCCCGATAG
- a CDS encoding MFS transporter: MSKPLLSKAERPAPLRRLAAMLLVLLALAMAFAAGLSLSRLETLQSRAVLSQADAAGAALRQALEAAVRFGKPLQSGVGLVGMEERIKTARQSLPALAGLSIADAEGAIVQSLDQTLEGQSLGAVLGPDWDANATAVSHAGMRQLLLPVRNPDGSLAGRLVLGIPEAVFTERIHAGMRSALTHMLYCLAGAGVLLAVALPLAARSRTGDPNRRIMLAGCLSTGLALLCYSVLTIHDFRQLHRQVLQDKSLALAGAAAQDINRLLDKGLPLERMLGLDRRLGALIDGDAEIESMAVLDTAGQVRYLATAAGNATAADDSPADPSLQFDTALERAVQGQSEPAGLVRVRLSHANLAEATRQIVLDTATVGIIALLFLVETILLALRNGGHAARRTRPSESSVPTSPAPVSVGYGAIRPVAFLFLFALDTSLSFIPLQMEVLYTPIFGLAKDVVLGLPISAEMGCAGLTVLASGAWIDRIGWRLPCMLGLAGAAAGSLLSALAPDALTFIAARGITGLGYGLGIMATQGFVVAATRPDERGRGMAQLFAGVYAGSLCGGAAGAMLAERVGYAPIFLIAAALLLALALALPLLFRDATPAAGIAHAAGHPGTPVAPVTRTPGALPRFLRSRAVLALACCAILPGALGLIGYLNYLLPLALVRGGASQSDVGRVLMLYSVCLIYLAPPLARIIDQSSRRHVWITAAGILAAMGLGAYAVLDGMAAAAAATAMLGLSASIAFAAQSAFALDLAETRALGEATALSITSAIERLGQVLGPLCLGMAVAVLGLGDGVALVGLGVLAATLLFWLLTRHLGRTQ; this comes from the coding sequence ATGAGCAAGCCGCTTTTATCAAAGGCAGAACGTCCTGCGCCCCTGCGCCGGCTGGCCGCCATGCTGCTGGTGCTGCTGGCCCTGGCCATGGCCTTTGCCGCCGGCCTTTCCCTGTCCCGGCTGGAGACGCTGCAGAGCCGGGCCGTGCTGTCCCAGGCAGACGCCGCCGGCGCAGCCCTGCGGCAGGCCCTGGAAGCAGCGGTGCGCTTCGGCAAGCCGTTGCAGTCCGGCGTGGGGCTGGTGGGCATGGAAGAGCGGATCAAAACCGCCCGGCAGAGCCTGCCCGCCCTGGCCGGGTTGTCCATCGCCGATGCGGAGGGGGCCATCGTCCAAAGCCTGGACCAGACGCTGGAAGGCCAATCCCTCGGCGCGGTGCTCGGGCCGGACTGGGACGCCAACGCCACCGCCGTCTCCCATGCCGGCATGCGCCAGTTGCTGCTGCCCGTGCGCAACCCCGACGGCAGCCTGGCCGGCCGGCTGGTGCTGGGCATTCCCGAGGCCGTCTTCACGGAACGCATCCATGCCGGCATGCGCAGCGCCCTGACGCACATGCTGTACTGCCTGGCCGGCGCAGGCGTGCTCCTGGCCGTGGCCCTGCCCCTGGCGGCCCGGTCCCGGACAGGCGACCCCAATCGCCGCATCATGCTGGCCGGCTGTCTGTCCACGGGGCTGGCGTTGCTGTGCTATTCGGTATTGACCATCCATGACTTCCGTCAGCTGCATCGCCAGGTGCTGCAGGACAAATCCCTGGCCCTGGCTGGCGCCGCCGCCCAGGACATCAATCGCCTGCTGGACAAAGGCCTGCCCCTGGAACGCATGCTCGGGCTGGATCGCCGCCTGGGCGCGCTCATCGACGGCGATGCGGAGATCGAATCCATGGCGGTGCTGGACACGGCAGGCCAGGTCCGCTACCTCGCCACGGCCGCCGGCAATGCCACGGCAGCAGACGACAGCCCTGCCGACCCGTCCCTGCAGTTCGACACTGCGCTGGAACGCGCGGTACAGGGCCAATCCGAGCCGGCAGGCCTGGTGCGGGTGCGCCTTTCCCATGCCAATCTGGCCGAGGCCACGCGGCAGATTGTGCTGGACACCGCCACCGTGGGCATCATTGCCCTGCTGTTTCTGGTGGAAACGATTCTGCTGGCATTGCGCAACGGCGGGCACGCCGCGCGGCGGACTCGCCCTTCGGAATCGTCCGTGCCGACTTCCCCCGCGCCGGTCTCCGTGGGCTATGGCGCCATCCGGCCTGTGGCCTTCCTCTTTCTCTTTGCCCTGGACACCAGCCTGTCCTTCATCCCCCTGCAGATGGAGGTGCTGTATACGCCCATCTTCGGGCTGGCCAAGGATGTGGTCCTGGGGTTGCCCATCTCCGCGGAAATGGGCTGCGCCGGCCTGACGGTGCTGGCTTCGGGAGCCTGGATCGACCGTATCGGCTGGCGGCTGCCGTGCATGCTCGGCCTGGCCGGCGCGGCGGCGGGGTCCCTGCTCTCGGCCCTGGCGCCGGACGCCCTGACCTTCATCGCCGCCCGGGGCATCACCGGTCTGGGGTACGGGCTGGGCATCATGGCCACCCAGGGATTTGTGGTGGCGGCCACCAGACCGGACGAACGCGGCCGCGGCATGGCCCAGCTGTTTGCCGGAGTGTACGCCGGCAGCCTGTGTGGCGGTGCTGCCGGGGCCATGCTGGCCGAACGCGTGGGGTATGCGCCCATCTTCCTCATAGCCGCGGCGCTGCTGCTGGCCCTGGCCCTGGCCCTGCCCCTGCTCTTCCGGGATGCCACCCCCGCGGCCGGCATCGCCCACGCCGCAGGGCATCCCGGCACCCCGGTCGCCCCCGTCACCAGAACACCCGGCGCATTGCCGCGATTCCTGCGCAGCCGGGCCGTGCTGGCCCTGGCCTGCTGCGCCATCCTGCCCGGGGCCCTGGGGCTCATCGGCTATCTGAACTACCTCCTGCCCCTGGCCCTGGTGCGCGGCGGAGCCAGCCAGTCCGACGTGGGCCGCGTGCTCATGCTCTACAGCGTCTGCCTGATCTATCTTGCGCCGCCCCTGGCCCGGATCATCGACCAATCCTCCCGCCGACATGTGTGGATCACCGCCGCCGGCATCCTGGCCGCCATGGGACTGGGAGCCTACGCCGTGCTGGACGGCATGGCCGCAGCAGCCGCAGCCACGGCCATGCTGGGCCTGTCCGCCAGCATCGCCTTTGCCGCCCAGAGCGCCTTTGCCTTGGATCTGGCCGAGACCAGGGCCCTGGGCGAAGCCACGGCCCTGAGCATCACCAGCGCCATCGAGCGCCTGGGGCAGGTGCTCGGGCCCCTGTGCCTGGGCATGGCCGTGGCGGTGCTGGGGCTTGGCGATGGCGTCGCACTCGTGGGGCTGGGGGTGCTGGCCGCCACCCTGCTCTTCTGGCTCCTGACCAGACACCTTGGACGGACCCAATGA
- a CDS encoding glycosyltransferase family 2 protein gives MPACHCGHSPRPSISVVAPCYNEALCLEEFYSRMRKSLLDCGAADYEIVLVNDGSRDATWEIIAGIAARDPQVIGVDLSRNHGHQLAVTAGLAVCRGESVLLIDADLQDPPELLGKMLEVLEQGSDVVYGQRARRDGETWLKKMEAKAFYRFLNAMTEAPIPLDTGDFRLMRRRVVEVLKAMPERHRFIRGMVSWVGFTQTPVLYNRDPRYAGETKYTLRKMIAFATDAITGFSIRPLRFASYGGAAFSCLGFALLLYVFASYFFGYVVPGWASILGVLLVLGSCQLLVLGMAGEYIGRIYMQVKGRPLFIIRRIVGPAELQESASTHALPWTFSCLQCAEQLEGGTCDVPAPEALGQTTATRHSLRPRRPVRIRKRPERSSCRTARLGR, from the coding sequence ATGCCTGCCTGCCATTGCGGCCACTCGCCGCGCCCCTCCATCTCCGTGGTGGCCCCGTGCTACAACGAGGCTTTGTGTCTGGAAGAGTTCTACTCCCGCATGCGCAAGAGCCTGCTGGATTGCGGGGCGGCGGATTACGAAATCGTCCTCGTCAATGACGGCTCCCGGGACGCCACCTGGGAGATCATTGCCGGCATCGCGGCCCGGGATCCCCAGGTCATCGGGGTGGATCTGTCCCGCAACCATGGCCACCAGCTGGCCGTGACCGCCGGTCTGGCCGTGTGCCGCGGCGAGTCTGTGCTGCTCATCGACGCCGACCTGCAGGACCCGCCCGAGCTGCTGGGCAAAATGCTGGAGGTGCTGGAGCAGGGATCGGACGTGGTCTACGGCCAGCGCGCCCGCCGCGACGGCGAAACCTGGCTCAAGAAGATGGAGGCCAAGGCCTTCTACCGCTTTTTGAACGCCATGACCGAGGCGCCCATCCCCCTGGATACGGGTGACTTCCGGCTCATGCGCCGCCGGGTGGTGGAGGTGCTCAAGGCCATGCCCGAGCGGCACCGCTTCATCCGCGGCATGGTCAGCTGGGTGGGCTTCACCCAGACGCCGGTGCTGTACAACCGCGATCCGCGCTATGCCGGGGAGACAAAATACACCCTGCGCAAGATGATTGCCTTCGCCACGGACGCCATCACCGGCTTTTCCATCCGGCCCCTGCGTTTCGCCAGCTACGGCGGCGCGGCGTTTTCCTGCCTGGGCTTCGCCCTGTTGCTGTACGTGTTCGCCAGCTACTTTTTCGGGTATGTGGTGCCGGGCTGGGCATCCATTCTGGGCGTGCTGCTGGTGCTGGGCAGTTGCCAGCTGCTGGTGCTGGGCATGGCCGGGGAGTACATCGGCCGCATTTACATGCAGGTGAAGGGCCGGCCGCTGTTCATCATCCGGCGCATCGTGGGGCCGGCGGAGCTGCAGGAAAGCGCCTCCACCCACGCCTTGCCCTGGACCTTCTCCTGCCTGCAGTGCGCCGAGCAACTGGAAGGCGGCACGTGCGACGTGCCCGCTCCCGAGGCCCTGGGGCAGACCACGGCAACACGGCACTCCCTGCGGCCCCGGCGTCCGGTGCGCATCAGAAAACGGCCGGAGCGGTCATCGTGCCGGACCGCAAGGCTCGGACGCTGA
- a CDS encoding mannosyltransferase family protein, translating into MTAVFPSAASESQAGHWMRSPWIWVLGCFLVSRLILQAVGIMARWGWEAFMLDHFHWFSSVASWLDVWSAWDSGWYFNIIQHGYDTSVTHVNPDGTPRQLNFAFFPLYPLLVWLLSKATGNPLLAGVLLSNACFLASLRLLYAVGKPRWGDDAARAAVAILCFMPHSFIFSAVYTESLFLMLLLGCVLAADRQQWFLAGVLGAFLAATRLVGITVGLGLLWIFLEQRRAAGILDWRPRRADLRVLWLGLIPLGIVAFAVYLHFHAGDAFAFMKAQRGWYRVWHFPLVAIGKSLYFATPENVYLAIATCLHLALAACVVLLRRWDEVLLALPLMLVPLLSGPGDVPLASMPRYFLVVFPLVGVMAYVYRRAPTVAGLCFLLMALWNGFLMTAWATGLHIVI; encoded by the coding sequence ATGACTGCCGTATTTCCCTCTGCCGCGTCGGAATCGCAGGCCGGGCATTGGATGCGATCGCCCTGGATCTGGGTTCTGGGCTGCTTCCTTGTGTCCCGGCTCATCCTGCAGGCCGTCGGCATCATGGCCCGCTGGGGCTGGGAAGCGTTTATGCTGGATCATTTCCACTGGTTTTCCAGCGTTGCATCCTGGCTGGATGTCTGGTCTGCCTGGGATAGCGGCTGGTACTTCAACATCATCCAGCACGGCTACGATACCAGCGTGACCCACGTGAACCCCGATGGCACGCCCCGGCAGCTCAACTTCGCCTTTTTTCCCCTGTACCCGCTGCTGGTCTGGCTGTTGAGCAAGGCCACGGGCAACCCTTTGTTGGCCGGGGTGCTCCTCTCCAATGCGTGTTTTCTGGCGAGCCTGCGGCTGCTGTATGCTGTGGGGAAACCCCGATGGGGGGATGACGCGGCCCGGGCGGCGGTGGCCATCCTGTGCTTCATGCCGCATTCCTTCATCTTTTCGGCGGTGTACACGGAATCGCTGTTTCTGATGCTGCTGCTTGGGTGTGTGCTGGCGGCGGACAGACAGCAATGGTTCCTGGCCGGGGTGCTGGGGGCGTTTCTGGCCGCCACCCGGCTGGTGGGCATCACCGTGGGCCTGGGCCTGCTCTGGATTTTTCTGGAGCAACGCCGCGCTGCCGGGATCCTGGACTGGCGGCCGCGGCGTGCGGATTTGCGCGTGCTCTGGCTGGGGCTCATTCCCCTGGGCATTGTGGCCTTTGCCGTGTACCTGCATTTCCACGCCGGGGACGCCTTTGCATTCATGAAGGCCCAGCGCGGCTGGTACCGGGTGTGGCATTTCCCGCTGGTGGCCATCGGCAAGAGCCTGTATTTCGCCACGCCGGAGAATGTGTATCTGGCCATCGCCACCTGCCTGCATCTGGCCCTGGCGGCCTGTGTGGTGCTGCTCCGGCGTTGGGACGAAGTGCTCCTGGCTCTGCCGCTCATGCTGGTGCCGCTGCTCTCCGGTCCTGGAGATGTGCCCCTGGCCTCCATGCCGCGGTATTTTCTGGTGGTGTTTCCCCTGGTGGGGGTCATGGCGTACGTGTATCGCCGTGCACCCACCGTTGCCGGCCTGTGTTTTCTTCTCATGGCACTGTGGAACGGCTTTCTGATGACTGCCTGGGCCACGGGGCTGCACATCGTTATCTAG
- a CDS encoding glycosyltransferase family 39 protein, protein MNTPVSKHPDGALSPSSSPWLDRTLDTLERWLQHPVVWVVLCFVLSRLVLEGIGLASRDGYKDLIDKIYQWFLVKQVWLDIWAAWDSGWYVGLVQHGYDRFLIETLPDGSPRQLNLAFFPLYPLLVWLLKQVTGHTVASGVIIANACLLGAMWLLYVYGRERWDDAQARRAVLLLACYPNTFIFSAMYTESLFLLLLLACMLAASRGKWMWAGVFAALLSATRVPGVSIGLALLWMWIVQKRAGKVGWGQFGWLFLVPMGLVGFCVYLYFHAGDALAFLKIQQQFSRVSQTPPEAVWKSLMQGGTDDIYFTIYYLGSLCLAGVLVWLRRVDELLLSLPLMLLPLFSGEAATPLVAIPRYLLVVFPLYGVLGWLGSRRPLLFWCLALCLATWSGLLMAAWTSSLKFVM, encoded by the coding sequence ATGAATACTCCTGTGTCGAAGCATCCTGACGGCGCATTGTCGCCGTCGTCTTCTCCCTGGCTGGACAGGACCCTGGACACCCTGGAGCGCTGGCTGCAGCATCCCGTGGTCTGGGTGGTGCTGTGCTTTGTGCTTTCGCGTCTGGTGCTGGAGGGCATCGGCCTGGCCTCTCGGGACGGGTACAAGGATCTCATCGACAAGATCTACCAGTGGTTCCTGGTCAAGCAGGTCTGGCTGGACATCTGGGCCGCCTGGGACAGCGGCTGGTATGTGGGCCTTGTGCAGCACGGCTACGACCGCTTTCTCATCGAGACCCTGCCCGACGGCTCCCCCCGGCAGCTGAATCTGGCCTTCTTTCCGCTGTATCCGCTGCTGGTGTGGCTGCTCAAACAGGTGACGGGGCACACCGTGGCCTCGGGCGTCATCATCGCCAATGCCTGTCTGCTGGGGGCCATGTGGCTGCTGTATGTGTACGGTCGGGAACGCTGGGACGATGCCCAGGCCCGCCGGGCGGTGCTGCTGCTGGCGTGTTATCCCAATACCTTCATTTTTTCGGCCATGTACACCGAGTCCCTGTTCCTGCTGCTTCTGCTGGCCTGCATGCTGGCTGCCTCGCGCGGGAAGTGGATGTGGGCCGGGGTGTTCGCGGCGCTGCTCTCGGCCACGCGGGTGCCGGGGGTGTCCATCGGGTTGGCGTTGTTGTGGATGTGGATTGTGCAGAAGCGGGCCGGCAAGGTTGGCTGGGGGCAGTTCGGCTGGCTGTTCCTGGTGCCCATGGGGCTGGTGGGATTCTGCGTGTACCTGTATTTTCACGCCGGGGATGCCCTGGCGTTCCTGAAGATCCAGCAGCAGTTCAGCCGGGTGTCGCAGACGCCGCCGGAAGCTGTCTGGAAAAGCCTGATGCAGGGCGGCACGGACGACATCTACTTCACCATCTATTACCTGGGCTCCCTGTGCCTGGCCGGGGTGCTGGTCTGGTTGCGCCGTGTGGACGAACTGCTGCTGAGCCTGCCGCTCATGCTGCTGCCGCTGTTTTCCGGGGAGGCCGCCACGCCCCTGGTGGCCATTCCGCGATACCTGCTGGTGGTGTTTCCCCTGTATGGCGTACTGGGCTGGCTGGGCAGCCGGCGGCCCCTGCTGTTCTGGTGTCTGGCGTTGTGCCTGGCCACCTGGAGCGGTCTGCTCATGGCTGCCTGGACCTCCAGCCTGAAATTTGTGATGTGA
- a CDS encoding ABC transporter substrate-binding protein, with protein sequence MPCLRLLCFALLCCLALLPATPLCAQDEPAAVPSLLAMAPAKKADGSRFRLGYFEGGPYAHYPATLKATVQGLVELGWCQPLEFPPVQDLEDARSIWAFLAANARSEYIEFVADAFYGGDWNESIPRETVKQDVLGRLTQKHDLDLIFAMGTWAGQDLANAAHTTPTLVMSASDPVGAKIIPSADDSGLDHLNARVDPTRYQRQVRLFHDIIGFKKLGLVYEDTVAGRSYAALDDVTLVAQERGIVLVTCTAELESVNSGQAARNLKACHEELAPKVDAVYLTENAGMQLHRLPVILEPLNKARIPTFSQSGSEEVRHGVLLSIAQAGFRYVGEFHARTIVQVLRGASPRSLPQRFEEPPKIAINLKAAEVVGFDPPVDILMAADEIYEAIAVAPDPNAAN encoded by the coding sequence ATGCCCTGCCTTCGCCTTTTGTGCTTCGCCCTGCTGTGCTGCCTGGCCTTGCTGCCGGCGACGCCCCTTTGCGCCCAGGACGAGCCTGCCGCCGTGCCGTCCCTGCTGGCCATGGCTCCCGCCAAAAAGGCGGACGGCTCGCGCTTTCGCCTCGGCTATTTCGAAGGCGGCCCCTATGCCCATTATCCGGCCACCCTCAAGGCCACGGTGCAGGGGCTGGTGGAGCTGGGCTGGTGTCAGCCCCTGGAGTTTCCGCCCGTGCAGGATCTCGAAGACGCCCGCTCAATCTGGGCCTTTCTGGCGGCCAATGCGCGCAGCGAATACATCGAATTCGTGGCCGACGCCTTTTACGGCGGCGACTGGAACGAGAGCATCCCCCGCGAGACCGTCAAGCAGGACGTGCTGGGCCGGCTGACCCAAAAACATGACCTCGATCTGATCTTCGCCATGGGCACCTGGGCCGGGCAGGACCTGGCCAACGCTGCGCACACCACGCCCACCCTGGTGATGAGCGCCAGCGATCCCGTGGGAGCCAAGATCATCCCCAGCGCCGACGATTCCGGCCTGGATCACCTGAATGCCCGGGTGGATCCCACGCGCTACCAGCGTCAGGTGCGGCTGTTCCACGACATCATCGGCTTCAAGAAACTTGGCCTGGTGTATGAAGACACCGTGGCCGGCCGCTCCTACGCCGCCCTGGACGACGTGACGCTCGTGGCCCAGGAGCGCGGCATTGTGCTGGTGACCTGCACCGCGGAATTGGAGTCTGTGAACTCCGGCCAGGCCGCGCGCAACCTCAAGGCCTGTCACGAAGAGCTGGCCCCCAAGGTGGACGCCGTGTACCTGACGGAAAATGCCGGCATGCAGCTGCACCGCCTGCCCGTGATCCTGGAGCCGCTGAACAAGGCGCGCATCCCGACCTTCTCCCAGTCCGGCAGCGAGGAAGTGCGCCACGGCGTGCTGCTCTCCATCGCCCAGGCCGGCTTCCGGTATGTGGGCGAATTCCACGCCAGGACCATCGTCCAGGTGCTGCGCGGCGCATCGCCCCGCAGCCTGCCCCAGCGCTTCGAGGAACCGCCCAAGATCGCCATCAACCTCAAGGCTGCGGAGGTGGTGGGGTTTGATCCGCCGGTGGACATCCTCATGGCTGCAGACGAAATCTACGAAGCCATTGCTGTCGCGCCGGACCCCAACGCCGCCAATTGA
- a CDS encoding alanine racemase: MARIVADLQLLRGNVRALAARCQGLGLRLLPVLKGVDAWLPLAAICHEEGAGPVAVSSVAQAARLAAAGLPRPVMLGLPPLSQVRDVAALCCRSVVSSLEVARALAAQAQALRQSHRVLVMMDLGDGREGCRPDEVPALAHAVRQMAHPWFGLDGVAANFGCLVEAPPSARSMDDLEKVVCEVGRQTGEAGEVSLGGSVLLPWLARHALPACVTELRIGYALLLGHFMGQECGVDGLRRDAFLLAAEVLESGDKRTDTEGLRRRIILDVGVLEVSPSRQTPLEQGMRLVGASSDYLVLDVHECARRFGTGDEVFFRPEYESLARAFHSCSVKKPYNVAPHCADGLHCS, from the coding sequence ATGGCGCGGATTGTGGCGGACCTGCAGCTTCTGCGTGGCAACGTGCGCGCCCTGGCGGCCCGTTGTCAGGGGCTGGGCCTCCGGTTGCTGCCGGTGCTCAAGGGCGTGGATGCCTGGTTGCCCCTGGCCGCCATCTGCCATGAGGAAGGCGCAGGGCCGGTGGCTGTCTCTTCCGTGGCCCAGGCCGCCCGACTGGCCGCCGCCGGGTTGCCCCGGCCGGTGATGCTCGGATTGCCGCCGCTGTCCCAGGTCCGAGACGTGGCCGCGTTGTGTTGCCGCAGCGTGGTCAGCAGCCTGGAGGTTGCCCGGGCCCTGGCTGCCCAGGCCCAGGCCCTGCGGCAATCCCACCGCGTACTGGTGATGATGGATTTGGGCGACGGCCGCGAGGGCTGCCGGCCGGACGAAGTCCCGGCCCTGGCCCATGCCGTGCGGCAGATGGCCCACCCCTGGTTCGGTCTGGATGGCGTGGCCGCCAATTTCGGCTGTCTGGTGGAAGCGCCGCCCTCGGCGCGGAGCATGGACGACCTGGAAAAGGTGGTCTGCGAGGTGGGCCGCCAGACGGGCGAGGCCGGGGAGGTCTCCCTGGGCGGGTCGGTGCTGCTGCCCTGGCTGGCGCGGCATGCGCTGCCGGCCTGCGTCACGGAGTTGCGCATCGGTTATGCCCTGCTGCTGGGGCACTTCATGGGCCAGGAGTGCGGGGTGGACGGCCTGCGGCGGGATGCCTTCCTGCTGGCTGCCGAGGTGCTGGAGTCCGGGGACAAGAGGACGGACACCGAGGGCTTGCGGCGGCGGATTATCCTGGATGTCGGCGTGCTGGAGGTCTCGCCCTCCCGGCAGACGCCGCTGGAGCAGGGGATGCGTCTGGTGGGCGCATCGTCGGATTATCTGGTGCTCGATGTGCACGAGTGCGCCCGCCGGTTTGGTACGGGCGACGAGGTGTTCTTTCGGCCGGAATACGAGTCCCTGGCCCGGGCGTTCCATTCCTGTTCTGTAAAGAAACCGTATAATGTGGCCCCGCACTGCGCCGACGGCCTGCACTGCTCTTGA